A segment of the Delphinus delphis chromosome 20, mDelDel1.2, whole genome shotgun sequence genome:
GAAAAGGATGCCTTTTACACTTCTAACGCAGTGTTGGGCCCAGTTAAACTGTACACTAAGAAACTGAGtacagaatcaaaaaaaaaaaatgcagtttattATTGTAGATTATTCTTTCTCTTGATATAACCagaattgaaaatgaaagaaaagcacaTAGGAACATCACGCGTGGTTAGTTAGTAACTCAAGATATAAAAcaattttgcacagcaaaatatgtaaaagaaaagtaactgacaagatttttttatatttattgtggtaagatttacttttcattttgtttttaaagacaggatgTCAGTCCctgaaaataacatttactgaTTATTGCCTTTAaaactgtggatttttttttaagttacagaaAATCCAGTTCTGCACCACAATACAACTGTAAAAAAATCTGCATCATCTTAAAACTGTGCAGTAATGCCGTTTTTTATAACTGCATCAATTTATTAGCGTTCTAAAcagttttgcaaattttttttgtattatatgCTTGCAGGTTATATCTTAGTGCAATTCAGTCCCAAatactttaattttgaaaaaaaaaaaaacatacattttgaATGTAAAATACCCCTACAGATATAAACAGGGGTGCTTCCCCTTTTAATACTTTGGTTTTCAATACAGTCAGTCGTATAGCAAAGACTACACATACCCAACTTATATTTAAGTTGCAAGCACATGCTGTAtaagctacttttttttaaacagtcccCTTGCAAACTCTACCCCCCTTAACATCACAACAGTAAACAATTTAGTgcatcaatcttttaaaaaatctacagctaAACAGACCTAACTCTTTCAAATTTATCTATAACATTCCTTTATCTGTAGCATACATTTTAACTGGGCTAACAGATTATAAAAACTAGAATTAAATTATATACTAGAAACCCATAGCATTCCACATTTGACAATGaccaaaagccaaaaaaaaaaaaaaaaaaaggaaaaagaaaaagaaaacaaaccaaaaaaaataacggggcagatttctgtttttaaaaaataaattttagactgCTTTCGGCAACAGCACAATTTTAGTCCCCCCAGTGGGGCAGTCattcttattaaaaagaaagcattaaGAGTTCTTTACTGTTGGCCGTGTTAAATTTTTTAACCCATTCTGGCATCTTTAACAAGGAATCCCTTCAGTGCATTTACAATGGGAGGCTGAAGTTCTGAGTAACTCAAAGCAGTTTTGGAGCAGATGCAAACTTTCATGGGAAGAAGGCTCTACGGTTGCACTTTTTTTTGTTCTGAACTCAAAAAACTCATGAGGCAATAAAACAAAAGTATGAATGCCAATGCCATAAGTCTTCGAACGTCCATTTccaagccaaaaggaaaaaaaaaaaagaaaaaaataattataccataCATGTCCAGCATgcaggctttttttttattaatataatgtcTCTTTTCCATAAAGTCTTTGAAACAGTTATAGTTCATTGTTGCTAAGACAAAGTAGCAAGCATCGTAATGCATGAGATGAGAATGAGTTTTTTAAATGGCAGACTAAACTCTCAGATTTGGCATCATAAGGACCAAAACTCACGAGTCACACCCAGAAGGTTGATGCAGGCTTGATTGTGGCAGGTTCACGAGGATTTTTCCCCTCTATTTTAGCATAACAATGCTCAAAAAAACCCGATGGAACTCAGCACGCTGCAAGTGTAtaacatttcacatttttttttttcctttgcaagctcAATCTCATACGAAGAActcaggaggagaaaaaaaaaaacttagcttttttttttttcttttttttcttttatctcagaGGAGATGGGTGGAGAGGGAGTGAGGGTGGAgtgtggggaggaaaaaaaaggaggtaaCACAGCAAGCTCCaaaaactctaattaaaaaaaaaaaaatccaaacaatacaaacacacacacacagaaaatgaacaCCAGCTCatgaactgaagaagaaaaaaatatgtgaatgaTGCAGGCTTCAAAGGTGAGCATGAGGAACTCTGCCGAGATCGCTGAACATTGAGCacgttgggggggggggggagtgttaaaaaaaagaaaaaacaaacaagctagCGAGTTATGGAGAATTTCAGATTGGCAATGCATGAGCCAGACAACCTGCCCCTCCCCGACTTCAAAACAGCCGTCGCCACCACCACCAACTCGGAGCacggtgtgtgttgtgtgtgtgtgtgtgtgtgtgtgtgtgcgcgtgtgcgtgcgcGCAGGGGGCAACTGGGGGGGGGGCAAGctcgggaggggagggggcgaggCGGTGGCGAGTAAGGCTCTGGAAGTGGCAAGCCCACACCCGAGTCGGACCCCCACGGAGCACTTATCAAGGTGGCTAGCTGGGATCGCGTGTCAGACTCACATGAAAAACTCGGGAGAGGACGGGTTGTCGCTGCTCGAGCCGTTTTCTCGGAAGCCGCTGCTCACCAGCTTCTCGTATTTCTCCTTGTACGCGTCCCTCTCGCGCACCAGCCTGGAGATCTCCTGCTTGAGGTGGTCGACCTGCTGCAGCAGCTGGTTCTTCTCGGACTCCAGGACGTGCCTCTGCTGCACCCTCTTGAAGCGGCAGGACTGGGCATAGCCGCGGTTTTTCAGGGTCCGCCTCTTCTGCTTCAGCCGGATCACCTCCTCCTTGCTGACCCCGCGCAGCTGCCGGTTCAGCTCGCGCACCGACATGGTCACCAGCTGCTCGTCGGAGAAGCGGTCGTCGAAGTGCAGGCCGCCGGCGGCGTGGTGCGGGTGCAgggcgccccccgcccccgccgcgcccccgccgccgccgccgccgccgccgccgcctccgccgccgccgcccccggcgCTGGCCGGGCCGCCGCCGCCCGAGCCGCCCGCGCCACCGGCCGAGGCGGACGCGCTGCCCGCGGCGCCGGGCGCGCCGGCCGTCGGGTGATGGTGGTGGCCGGcggcgtggtggtggtggtggtggtggtagtgcgGGCCCGCGCCGCTCTGCGCGGCGGCCGCGGCGATCACGGCGGACACCacggcggcggcggggcccaTCTCCTCGCCGCTGCCGCCCAGGGAGGCGCCGGCGCCGGCCCCGGCCGCCGAGGCCAGCTGCTGCGCCCCGCGCGCGTAGCCATCGAAGCCGCCCTGGAGCTGGTGGCTGTTGCTGATGAGCGCCTCGACCGCGTCCTCGGGGCTGAAGCCCAGCGCCTCGGGGTTCAGCTGCTGCGGGTAGCCGGTCATCCAGTAGTAGTCTTCCAGGTGCGCCTTCTGCTCGCTGCCCGAGCCCGGGCTGGGCGCCGagaagctgggggaagggggcacCGAGCTGCACGGCGTGCTCATGGGGGTGGAGGACAGCGAGCCCCCGGCGATGAGACGGCCACACTGGCTGATGATGCGGTCGGTCTCCACCGGTTCCTTTTTCACTTCAAACTTCATCAGATCGAAGTCATTAACATATTCCATGGCCAGGGGACTGGTGGGCAGGTCGGAGTTGCTCATTGCCAGTTCTGATGCCATTctcctgccgccgccgccgccgccgccgctccgcCAGATGGGCTGCAGGAGAGGGGCCAGCGGGCTGTGCTGGGTGGCCAGCGGGTGAGCCAGCTTGCCGGGCTGGGGCGCTTCTAGCTCGCGCGGCGGTGGCTGGCCCGAAACCTCCGAGCGCGCACACACACCCCCCGCCCTGCCCGCGCCCCCCGcgcccgccctccctcccccctgctcACGCCAATGTGCTTGCTCGCTCGCCCCGGCCCCTCCTCGCCTGCTCGCCTCCTAGCGCGCCGAGCCGGCGGCTTCAGGCTCGGGAAGGTCCTCTGCGGGctgcggtggcggcggcggcggcgaagCCAGAAGAGCCCGGCTGGGTGCGCGGCGTCCCCCGCTCGCCGCTCCGCTGCGCGTTTTGCATAAGGAGTGCTCGCCTCGCCGGCCCGGGCTGCAGGCGGGGCGCGCGCGGCGGCCGCTCGGGGCTGGAGGCGCGGCGGGCCGCTGTCCGGGCGGCGCGGGCCTTGGCACAGGGGAGTTAACACTTCATGCTTCTCGCCTCCTCTTctgcctggctttttttttttttttttttttcctttcctctctctctctctctcaacctcGCGGTCTTCCTCCCTCCGTGCCAAGTGCAAGACAGAGGTGCAGCCGGgctggaggaaagggaggggggagcggagttctttcttgcctttttttttttttaaagcgaaATAGCGAAGTCCTGGGGAAAGGCGAGGCGGAGAGCAAAAGGGGAGAGGCCGAGCCGACGAGCAGCCCGAG
Coding sequences within it:
- the MAF gene encoding transcription factor Maf isoform X2; amino-acid sequence: MASELAMSNSDLPTSPLAMEYVNDFDLMKFEVKKEPVETDRIISQCGRLIAGGSLSSTPMSTPCSSVPPSPSFSAPSPGSGSEQKAHLEDYYWMTGYPQQLNPEALGFSPEDAVEALISNSHQLQGGFDGYARGAQQLASAAGAGAGASLGGSGEEMGPAAAVVSAVIAAAAAQSGAGPHYHHHHHHHAAGHHHHPTAGAPGAAGSASASAGGAGGSGGGGPASAGGGGGGGGGGGGGGGGGAAGAGGALHPHHAAGGLHFDDRFSDEQLVTMSVRELNRQLRGVSKEEVIRLKQKRRTLKNRGYAQSCRFKRVQQRHVLESEKNQLLQQVDHLKQEISRLVRERDAYKEKYEKLVSSGFRENGSSSDNPSSPEFFMYPRESSTSVM
- the MAF gene encoding transcription factor Maf isoform X3; amino-acid sequence: MASELAMSNSDLPTSPLAMEYVNDFDLMKFEVKKEPVETDRIISQCGRLIAGGSLSSTPMSTPCSSVPPSPSFSAPSPGSGSEQKAHLEDYYWMTGYPQQLNPEALGFSPEDAVEALISNSHQLQGGFDGYARGAQQLASAAGAGAGASLGGSGEEMGPAAAVVSAVIAAAAAQSGAGPHYHHHHHHHAAGHHHHPTAGAPGAAGSASASAGGAGGSGGGGPASAGGGGGGGGGGGGGGGGGAAGAGGALHPHHAAGGLHFDDRFSDEQLVTMSVRELNRQLRGVSKEEVIRLKQKRRTLKNRGYAQSCRFKRVQQRHVLESEKNQLLQQVDHLKQEISRLVRERDAYKEKYEKLVSSGFRENGSSSDNPSSPEFFMSC
- the MAF gene encoding transcription factor Maf isoform X1 encodes the protein MASELAMSNSDLPTSPLAMEYVNDFDLMKFEVKKEPVETDRIISQCGRLIAGGSLSSTPMSTPCSSVPPSPSFSAPSPGSGSEQKAHLEDYYWMTGYPQQLNPEALGFSPEDAVEALISNSHQLQGGFDGYARGAQQLASAAGAGAGASLGGSGEEMGPAAAVVSAVIAAAAAQSGAGPHYHHHHHHHAAGHHHHPTAGAPGAAGSASASAGGAGGSGGGGPASAGGGGGGGGGGGGGGGGGAAGAGGALHPHHAAGGLHFDDRFSDEQLVTMSVRELNRQLRGVSKEEVIRLKQKRRTLKNRGYAQSCRFKRVQQRHVLESEKNQLLQQVDHLKQEISRLVRERDAYKEKYEKLVSSGFRENGSSSDNPSSPEFFITEPTHRLEPSVGYTTFWKPHSVMCLPVCSQNEIYMPRAEALTEPSTLLFSRALDSIVFSVMSNVVIHQTEPYPRESSTSVM
- the MAF gene encoding transcription factor Maf isoform X4, producing the protein MASELAMSNSDLPTSPLAMEYVNDFDLMKFEVKKEPVETDRIISQCGRLIAGGSLSSTPMSTPCSSVPPSPSFSAPSPGSGSEQKAHLEDYYWMTGYPQQLNPEALGFSPEDAVEALISNSHQLQGGFDGYARGAQQLASAAGAGAGASLGGSGEEMGPAAAVVSAVIAAAAAQSGAGPHYHHHHHHHAAGHHHHPTAGAPGAAGSASASAGGAGGSGGGGPASAGGGGGGGGGGGGGGGGGAAGAGGALHPHHAAGGLHFDDRFSDEQLVTMSVRELNRQLRGVSKEEVIRLKQKRRTLKNRGYAQSCRFKRVQQRHVLESEKNQLLQQVDHLKQEISRLVRERDAYKEKYEKLVSSGFRENGSSSDNPSSPEFFM